GGAAGACGTGTCTGCTCACCCTGTCGACAACTTTGCGGTTGCTAAGATCACCAACACGGTTGACCCGAACGAATCGACATACCAACTGCATCCTACAACGACTGATTATGCGATCCAGCTGTTCAGTGTCGCAGCTTGGAAGGGTCAGGCTCGTGACTTTGTCCAAATGCCCCTGCCCGCCTACTTCGGGGAAGTGTACATGAAGCGTCCTCAGACAAAcgagcagctgcagctgTCCTCGAATGTGACCGTCACGGCTCGAGGCGCTGTTCATGGAGACGGATTTGCCAccgttggtggtgaggttgTGCTCGAGTTCCGCAACCTCCGCCTTGCACCCGCTGCTGACGACACTGGAGGTGATGACCAGGATCCCCACGCTGGAGTGCGTTTGCAGTGGAAACCCGATATTGCCTTCTTGGACTCCAAGGATCTCATCCGAACAACAAAGAGCATTAGATCTTGCTATTCTACTGTCCAAAGACTTTTGCTGCTTTGCAGCATCGAGTGCACTGAGCGCTTGGCATCTTTGCCCCCCAGTGGAGTAGAGCATCTTGAGAAGTTCAAGActtggctggctgctcaTGTGGAACAAGCCAAGGCTGAAGGATATGAATCAGTTGATGATGTCAACTCACTCTTTGCTCTCTCTAGGGATGACAGACTATGTTTAATCGAAACGACGGCTCAAGAAGTCAAGGCCTCATACGCGGAAGCTGTTGGAAACGCCATCTGCCGCGTCTTTGAGAATATCGAGGGCATTTTTACAGGCGAGGCGGATGCACTGGATCTGTTGATGCAAGATGATATCTTGAGGAAGATCTATGACCTGGTGATTGAGTTCTGGGACTTTAAGGACTTCCTTGGTCTCGTGAGCCATGATAAGCCCAACCTGAAGGTCCTCGAGATTGGAGCTGGTACCGGTGCCACCACggccctcatcctcgacggtcTCGTGTCTGAGCTGGGAGAGCAGATGTTTTACTCTTACACCTACACAGACATCTCTGCGGGCTTCTTTGTCCAAGCAAAGGAGCGTTTCAAGAACGTCCACAACATTGAATACGCCGTGCTTGATATTAGCCAGGACCCGGCCGAGCAGGGTTTTGAGCTTGGATCTTATGATCTCGTCATCGCAACCAACGTGAGAATTCGAAACTCAATCATAGGGACTCGAGACTAATGTGTCTAGGTTCTGCACGCCACACCAAGTCTCCAAGAGACCCTGGTCAACGTTCGAaagctcctccagcccaAGGGAAAGCTTATGCTGCAGGAACTCTGCTCAAGTAAGTTAATGGCTCGGGCGAGGAAAACCAGGACAAGAGAATTAACGTGCTGCTAGGCACAAAGTGGTTCAACTTCATTGTCGTAAGTTTTAACATCCCCCTTGTTCGATCCAGGATAAGAGAAGACATGCTCACCAAGTTCTAGGGTGTACTTCCCGGCTGGTGGCTGGGCGAACCTGATGGCAGACCTGAAGAGCCATACGTCAGCCCCGAACGATGGGCCAGAGAGTTGAACCAAGCTGGTTTTGACGGTGCTGAGGCAGTCATCtatgatgaggagaagccgTATCACACCAACGCGACAATCATTGCCCATCCTCTCGTTGAGCCCAGGGTCAATAAGAAGGTTTCAATTCTCACCACGACACCCAACGGTTCTGCTGCTACTCTCCTCGCTCAAATCCTCACTAGACAGAACTTCACGGTCGACTTTTGCTCATTGGATGATGTTCCCAAGTCTGATCACGACATCATCTCAGTCTTGGATCTCGAGGGAAGGCCTTTCCTGACTGATATCTCAGCTGACAAGTTCCACTCCCTGCAGACATTTATCACCAAGTTGACATCCTCCGGCATGCTATGGTTGACAAGGTCGGCGCAAATAAACTCTTCAGAACCGGAGTATGCCCAGATTGTGGGTCTTGCTCGCTCGGTTCGCAACGAGCTGTCGGTCGATCTCGCAACTGTCGAGATGGACAACACCCAAGACGGGACCACATTCGACAGGGTTATAGACATTCTTTCAAAGTTCCAAAACCgctccaagaacctcgacatTGATCCCGAGTTTGAGTATGCGATTTCCAACggcgccatcaacatctcccGCTTCCGCTGGATCTCTGTGTCAAACGAGCTTGCTGCAGGCACAGATTCTACTGCCCCAAAGACTCTTGAGATTGGAAAGAGAGGCTCGCTCAAGACACTACGGTGGGTTCAGAGACCAGCGATCAAGTTGACTGGTGATGAGGTGGCTGTCGAGGTCAGAGCTGCGGGCATGAACTTCAAGGTCCGTCACCATTTCCCTCCAATGAGGGATTAGGCACTGACTAAACAGGATATTCTCATCTCCATGGGTATCGTGGATGGCAatgttgatgacggcaatggccttggctgtGAATGCGCTGGAGTCGTTACCCAAGTCGGTCCTGACGCTCCGTTCCACATTGGAGATCGGGTTGCTATCATCGGCGGAGACTCGTACTCCACGGTCCTCAAGACCACCTCTACCTTGTGTGCCAGAATCCCCGACAACTTGAGCTTTGAAGACGCGGCCACCATGCCGTGCGTGTACACAACGGTCATTCACAGTCTTCTGGATCTAGCCAGGATCGAAAAAGATCAGGTAAGAAGCCACGACATTGGCAGCGAAGTTGATCATACTGATAAGTTTCTCCAGACCGTTCTGATTCAGTCCGCCTGTGGAGGCATCGGAATTgcagccatcaacatctgCCGCATGGTCGGCGCCAAGGTAAGATTATCACAAGTCAGCATGCCTTAACATGCTAACCAAACCAGATATTTGCTACGGTCGGAAGCCAAGAGAAGATCGACTACCTCATGTCCACCTTTGGCATACCCCGGAACCACATCTTCAACTCACGCAACTCCTCCTTCCTTCCAGACGTCATGCGTGAGACCAATGGCGTTGGCGTCGACGTCGTTCTCAACTCTCTGTCTGGAGATCTTCTTCACGCATCGTGGAAGTGCGTCGCAGAGTTTGGCAAGATGGTTGAGATTGGCAAACGTGACTTCATTGGACAGGGTAAGCTGGCCATGGAGGCTTTCGAAGCGAACAGGACGTTTTATGGTGTCGACTTTGCTCCCATTGCAGAGAAGCGACCTTACATGATCAAGAGGTAAGAGATCAACAACTATGCTTTCCTGTACGGAAACCTGATCAGTCAAACAGGCTGTTGGAGAGGACGATGGAGTTCTTCCGTCTTGGTGCTATTCAGCCCATCCGGCCCATCAAGTTCTTCGACGCTACTCAGATCGAGGATGCTCTTCGTTACATGCAAAAAGGCCAACACATGGGAAAGCTTGTCATCCAGTTCCCAACCGATCATTCCCAGTTGACCTCTTCCCGCGGCAACAACCGACTTGCCCTTCGATCAGATGCCTCTTACCTGCTGGTCGGTGGCCTAGGAGGACTTGGTCGATCCATCTCAACATGGATGGTTGAGCACGGCGCGAGGCACTTTATCTACTTGTCACGCAGTGGAGGCAAGGGGCCAGATGATGCTGCATTTGTGCAGGAGATGAACGCTGCCGGCTGCACTGTTCAGATCACGGCTGGCAGCGTCGCCAATTCGGCAGATGTTCAGCACGCCATCGCACAGGCAGAGCACCCCATTGCCGGAGTCCTGCAAATGTCTATGGTACTGAGGGTAAGATCCCCCATCACTGAAGAAACGAGAAGTGGACTCACAACACGACAGGACGCCTCGTTCCCTAACATGACACACGACGAATGGCAGGCTGCAAATCTGCCCAAAATCAAGGGTACATGGAACCTCCATGAAGCCTTTGCGTCTCAGTCCCTCGACTTTTTCGTGCTGTTCAGTTCCTTCTCGGGTCTTCTCGGACACTGGGGGCAAGCCAACTACGCTGCTGCCAACACCTTCTTGGATGCATTCGCTCAATACCGCCATGGCTTAGGCCTCCCTGCATCCGTGCTTGACATTTCCATCATTGAGGATGTTGGTTGGGTCAGTCAGGAGCCGGGAcatcttgagcagctcaaggcaACAGCTGCGTACTGCCTCAAGGAGCAGCATCTGCTTGACTCCCTCGAGCTGGCTATCACTAAGTCAGAACATCAGGCTTGGGAGCTCAAGTCCCCCATGGACGGGTATATGAATGCAAGTCAGATCGGCCTTGgaatgaggatgacgatgcccATCGCCTCGGATGCCAACCGATGCATCTGGAAGCGCGACATCCGAATGGGTCTGTACCGGAACCTCGAGAACTCGGGCGTTGACGACGCAGGCACTGGCAACGAGGGTCTCAGGGAGTTCCTAACTGGAGTGATTGCCAACCCAGAGTCTCTCAAAGAGCCAGCTTCCGTTTTGTTCCTGGCCAACGAGATTGGCAGCACCTTGTTCAGCTTCCTGATGCGACCCATCCAGGAA
This region of Fusarium keratoplasticum isolate Fu6.1 chromosome 7, whole genome shotgun sequence genomic DNA includes:
- a CDS encoding Carrier domain-containing protein, translated to MAPGRTDVTVAENGNGFHAAHNGVSNGASNGASSTSHTSNGTNGSAKTTSNGVHSHEDVPIAIVGMGLRLPGGIGTEEDLWDTLINKKDQRQRVPADRWNVDAFYSKTNKRGTVKTEHGYFLADEDLQQFDTSFFSITRNELEKLDPQHRLLLEVTRECLENAGELDWRGKDIGCYVGVFGEDWLDLHAKDSQDFGIYRITGAGDFVLANRISYEYDLKGPSITVKTACSSALICLHMACDAIRSGEISSAIVGGANLLMSPTMTIAMSEQGVLSGDGSCKTFDAAADGYARAEAVSALYVKRLDHAIRDGNPIRGIVRGTGSNCDGKTAGLSHPSPESHEALIRRTYEQAGIDDFCQTAFVECHGTGTATGDPLETSAIGNVFGEKGVYITSVKPNVGHSEGASGITSCIKAILAMEKKTIPPNIKFNNPNPQIPFKKSKLQVPVEPTPWPEDRHERVSINAFGIGGANAHAVIDSAESYGVNSKRATRSSAEPSRQSLVVFSANHMNSARNGTANLQEYLSKHPGSVKDLAYTTGVRRECLPYRSFAVSDGSAPLEFTAPSRTPATAPEVTFVFTGQGAQWATMGVKLIEEFPSIEEDFKNLDKALSQLPYPPSWSIADELLKSKEESRLDQAEFSQPLCTAVQVIIINLLRAWNISPSRVIGHSSGELAAAYASGAITAAEAIIGAYYRGLVTKQQTRPGAMAAVGFGREDVACFLTEGVTIACENSPESTTLSGDADKIDAVIAKIKESHPDVLARRLRVEMAYHSYHMAEVGAKYQELLEPHVSSIRPEVPFYSTVLGKAITEKSAMNASYWRRNMESPVLFNTTMAKLLTDQPANNLFLEIGPHSALAGPLRQIFKKHQPDALYVPTLVRGQNDTTSLLSTAGNLFVKGLAVDIGAVNDGGSILTDLPTYPWHHEDTFWDESRLTREWRKRKFPRHDLLGCQVFEGSSLEPTWRNMLCLEDVPWIRDHVIGPDIVFPGACYIAMAGEAIRQVADAQDYTVRNLSVKSAMILHEPVATEILFSLRPYRLTTSLDSTWYEFTVSSHNGTGWTKHCTGQVKAGRADSESVTEPPEATALPRKVSSTRWYQTMSKVGINYGPTFQGLEDVSAHPVDNFAVAKITNTVDPNESTYQLHPTTTDYAIQLFSVAAWKGQARDFVQMPLPAYFGEVYMKRPQTNEQLQLSSNVTVTARGAVHGDGFATVGGEVVLEFRNLRLAPAADDTGGDDQDPHAGVRLQWKPDIAFLDSKDLIRTTKSIRSCYSTVQRLLLLCSIECTERLASLPPSGVEHLEKFKTWLAAHVEQAKAEGYESVDDVNSLFALSRDDRLCLIETTAQEVKASYAEAVGNAICRVFENIEGIFTGEADALDLLMQDDILRKIYDLVIEFWDFKDFLGLVSHDKPNLKVLEIGAGTGATTALILDGLVSELGEQMFYSYTYTDISAGFFVQAKERFKNVHNIEYAVLDISQDPAEQGFELGSYDLVIATNVLHATPSLQETLVNVRKLLQPKGKLMLQELCSSTKWFNFIVGVLPGWWLGEPDGRPEEPYVSPERWARELNQAGFDGAEAVIYDEEKPYHTNATIIAHPLVEPRVNKKVSILTTTPNGSAATLLAQILTRQNFTVDFCSLDDVPKSDHDIISVLDLEGRPFLTDISADKFHSLQTFITKLTSSGMLWLTRSAQINSSEPEYAQIVGLARSVRNELSVDLATVEMDNTQDGTTFDRVIDILSKFQNRSKNLDIDPEFEYAISNGAINISRFRWISVSNELAAGTDSTAPKTLEIGKRGSLKTLRWVQRPAIKLTGDEVAVEVRAAGMNFKDILISMGIVDGNVDDGNGLGCECAGVVTQVGPDAPFHIGDRVAIIGGDSYSTVLKTTSTLCARIPDNLSFEDAATMPCVYTTVIHSLLDLARIEKDQTVLIQSACGGIGIAAINICRMVGAKIFATVGSQEKIDYLMSTFGIPRNHIFNSRNSSFLPDVMRETNGVGVDVVLNSLSGDLLHASWKCVAEFGKMVEIGKRDFIGQGKLAMEAFEANRTFYGVDFAPIAEKRPYMIKRLLERTMEFFRLGAIQPIRPIKFFDATQIEDALRYMQKGQHMGKLVIQFPTDHSQLTSSRGNNRLALRSDASYLLVGGLGGLGRSISTWMVEHGARHFIYLSRSGGKGPDDAAFVQEMNAAGCTVQITAGSVANSADVQHAIAQAEHPIAGVLQMSMVLRDASFPNMTHDEWQAANLPKIKGTWNLHEAFASQSLDFFVLFSSFSGLLGHWGQANYAAANTFLDAFAQYRHGLGLPASVLDISIIEDVGWVSQEPGHLEQLKATAAYCLKEQHLLDSLELAITKSEHQAWELKSPMDGYMNASQIGLGMRMTMPIASDANRCIWKRDIRMGLYRNLENSGVDDAGTGNEGLREFLTGVIANPESLKEPASVLFLANEIGSTLFSFLMRPIQELDVKQPLSAVGLDSLVAIELRNWSRQRLGVELSVLEILGAASIEKLGEATAEGLLVKLGGATTNGDAQ